The following coding sequences lie in one Apium graveolens cultivar Ventura chromosome 1, ASM990537v1, whole genome shotgun sequence genomic window:
- the LOC141660439 gene encoding putative helicase CHR10 isoform X1 → MGLGKTLQAISFLSYLKACRNIPGPFLVLCPLSVTDGWVSETASFAPKLRVLSYVGDKDHRRSLRKNIYDHVKAEGDVTSFPFDVLLTTYDIALMDQDFLSQFQWYYSIIDEAQRLKNPSSVLYNVLRENFVMPRRLLMTGTPIQNNLTELWALMHFCMPAIFGTREQFLSTFKEAGDPARGHDAQKVKEQFKILRYILGALMLRRTKYMLMESGSLVLPPLTEITLMAPLVVLQKKVYISILRKELPRLVAIASGTPSHQSLQNIVMQLRKACSHPYLFPGIEPEPYVEGEHLVQASGKLLILDQLLQKLHDSGHRVLLFAQMTHTLDILQDFLELRKYSYERLDGSIRAEERFAAIRSFSKLAAKGDPDFKAQDDKNDAFVFMISTRAGGVGLNLVAADTVIFYEQDWNPQVDKQALQRAHRIGQMNHVLSINLVTARTVEEVIMRRAERKLQLSHNVVGENVMDHEGKENMGGEVGDLRAVIFGLHKFDLTEMSDENSDLPSNIEMDAAVKKVLALRDGRKSDIDDKKLEIDPRGISDGHDLMPSSVTFDPGLDEASYLSWVQKFSDESRATNDPALELENRRRLPEEKLLKAEAARKKAEEKKLAKWEALGYKSLAVKDHINYADMDITSDSGNVIFVYGDCTQPSKVCPSQPTIIFRYFEFDHPSGLCCSSVGSLVDHPLGALLIIHCCVDDSGTWGHGGLFNALAKLSDSIPKAYERASEFDDLHLGDLHLLEITEDTDDESKKSCTPKWVALAVVQSYSPRRKVPRSNISMPDLELCLSKASSTAAEKLASIHMPRIGYQNASDRSEWYAVERILRKHAAMYGVKIYVYYFKHSASG, encoded by the exons ATGGGTCTCGGGAAGACATTGCAAGCTATCTCCTTTCTGAGCTATTTGAAAGCTTGTCGAAATATTCCTGGGCCATTTC TAGTACTATGTCCGCTCAGTGTTACTGATGGTTGGGTGTCAGAGACTGCAAGTTTTGCACCAAAATTAAGAGTACTTAGTTATGTTGGGGACAAGGATCATCGGCGTAGCTTAAGGAAGAATATCTATGATCATGTAAAGGCGGAAGGTGAT GTAACTTCGTTTCCTTTTGATGTCCTATTGACCACATATGATATAGCGTTGATGGATCAGGATTTTCTCTCACAATTCCAATGGTATTATTCCATCATTGATGAAGCACAAAGACTCAAGAATCCTTCTAGT GTCTTGTATAATGTCCTCAGAGAGAATTTTGTAATGCCTAGACGGTTACTGATGACTGGTACTCCTATTCAGAACAACCTCACTGAACTTTGGGCATTGATGCATTTTTGTATGCCTGCAATCTTCGGGACACGAGAGCAATTTCTTTCTACATTCAAGGAAGCTGGAGATCCTGCACGTG GTCATGATGCACAGAAAGTTAAGGAGCAGTTCAAAATCTTAAGATACATTCTAGGTGCATTAATGCTGCGAAGAACAAAATATATGCTTATGGAGTCCGGATCTCTTGTGCTGCCACCTCTAACTGAGATTACTTT GATGGCGCCATTGGTGGTTTTACAGAAGAAAGTCTATATATCAATATTAAGAAAGGAGCTTCCGAGGCTTGTAGCAATTGCTTCTGGCACTCCCAGTCATCAGTCCCTACAGAACATT GTAATGCAACTAAGGAAAGCTTGTAGTCATCCTTACCTTTTTCCTGGTATAGAACCTGAACCATATGTAGAGGGTGAACACTTGGTTCAG GCCAGTGGTAAACTCTTAATCTTGGATCAGCTCCTTCAAAAGCTACATGACTCTGGACATCGTGTTCTTCTGTTTGCCCAGATGACCCATACCCTTGACATATTGCAG GACTTTTTAGAGTTGAGGAAGTATTCATATGAGCGTCTTGATGGTTCAATTCGTGCCGAGGAGCGATTTGCTGCAATTAGAAGTTTTAGTAAACTAGCAGCTAAAGGAGATCCTGATTTTAAAGCTCAAGATGATAAAAATGATGCATTTGTTTTTATGATCTCCACAAGAGCTGGGGGAGTTGGCTTGAATCTTGTTGCTGCTGATACT GTCATTTTTTATGAGCAAGACTGGAATCCGCAGGTGGATAAGCAGGCTTTGCAGCGTGCTCATCGCATCGGTCAGATGAATCATGTTTTATCCATTAATTTAGTTACTGCACGGACAGTAGAGGAG GTTATCATGCGTAGAGCAGAGAGGAAGTTGCAGCTTAGTCACAATGTTGTGGGGGAAAACGTTATGGATCATGAAGGAAAAGAAAACATGGGAGGTGAAGTTGGAGACTTGCGAGCGGTTATATTTGGACTGCATAAATTTGATCTGACAGAAATGAGCGATGAAAATTCAGATCTGCCGAGTAATATCGAAATGGATGCTGCAGTCAAAAAGGTTCTTGCATTAAGAGATGGACGAAAGTCAGATATTGATGACAAGAAGCTGGAGATTGATCCACGGGGTATATCTGATGGCCATGACCTTATGCCATCTTCCGTCACGTTTGATCCAGGTCTGGATGAAGCCTCATATTTATCATGGGTTCAGAAATTTAGCGATGAGTCGCGAGCAACTAACGATCCTGCCTTGGAGTTGGAAAATAGAAGAAGATTACCTGAAGAGAAGCTTCTTAAGGCTGAGGCTGCAAGGAAGAAAGCAGAGGAGAAAAAATTGGCCAAATGGGAAGCTCTTGGATACAAATCATTGGCAGTTAAGGACCATATCAACTATGCAGATATGGATATTACATCAGATTCTGGTAATGTTATTTTTGTCTACGGAGATTGTACACAACCATCAAAAGTTTGTCCGTCACAACCTACAATAATATTTAG atattttgaatttgatcatccgtcgggactatgttgttcatccgtcgggagccttgttgatcatccgttgggagctttgttgatcatccattg TTGCGTTGATGACTCTGGCACCTGGGGCCATGGGGGTTTATTTAATGCTCTGGCCAAACTCTCAGATAGTATTCCAAAAGCATATGAACGGGCATCTGAATTTGACGATCTTCATCTTGGTGATCTCCATCTTCTGGAAATTACTG AAGATACTGATGACGAGAGTAAAAAAAGCTGTACACCTAAGTGGGTCGCTCTGGCTGTTGTGCAATCATATAGTCCTAGGCGTAAAGTCCCTCGGAGCAATATATCAATGCCTGATCTGGAACTATGCCTATCAAAAGCATCATCTACTGCTGCTGAAAAATTAG CCTCGATCCACATGCCACGAATAGGCTATCAGAATGCGTCAGACCGATCAGAATGGTATGCTGTCGAACGAATTTTACGGAAGCATGCGGCAATGTATGGTGTCAAAATATATGT GTATTATTTTAAACACTCTGCTTCAGGTTAG
- the LOC141660439 gene encoding putative helicase CHR10 isoform X4, producing the protein MGLGKTLQAISFLSYLKACRNIPGPFLVLCPLSVTDGWVSETASFAPKLRVLSYVGDKDHRRSLRKNIYDHVKAEGDVLYNVLRENFVMPRRLLMTGTPIQNNLTELWALMHFCMPAIFGTREQFLSTFKEAGDPARGHDAQKVKEQFKILRYILGALMLRRTKYMLMESGSLVLPPLTEITLMAPLVVLQKKVYISILRKELPRLVAIASGTPSHQSLQNIVMQLRKACSHPYLFPGIEPEPYVEGEHLVQASGKLLILDQLLQKLHDSGHRVLLFAQMTHTLDILQDFLELRKYSYERLDGSIRAEERFAAIRSFSKLAAKGDPDFKAQDDKNDAFVFMISTRAGGVGLNLVAADTVIFYEQDWNPQVDKQALQRAHRIGQMNHVLSINLVTARTVEEVIMRRAERKLQLSHNVVGENVMDHEGKENMGGEVGDLRAVIFGLHKFDLTEMSDENSDLPSNIEMDAAVKKVLALRDGRKSDIDDKKLEIDPRGISDGHDLMPSSVTFDPGLDEASYLSWVQKFSDESRATNDPALELENRRRLPEEKLLKAEAARKKAEEKKLAKWEALGYKSLAVKDHINYADMDITSDSGNVIFVYGDCTQPSKVCPSQPTIIFRYFEFDHPSGLCCSSVGSLVDHPLGALLIIHCCVDDSGTWGHGGLFNALAKLSDSIPKAYERASEFDDLHLGDLHLLEITEDTDDESKKSCTPKWVALAVVQSYSPRRKVPRSNISMPDLELCLSKASSTAAEKLASIHMPRIGYQNASDRSEWYAVERILRKHAAMYGVKIYVYYFKHSASG; encoded by the exons ATGGGTCTCGGGAAGACATTGCAAGCTATCTCCTTTCTGAGCTATTTGAAAGCTTGTCGAAATATTCCTGGGCCATTTC TAGTACTATGTCCGCTCAGTGTTACTGATGGTTGGGTGTCAGAGACTGCAAGTTTTGCACCAAAATTAAGAGTACTTAGTTATGTTGGGGACAAGGATCATCGGCGTAGCTTAAGGAAGAATATCTATGATCATGTAAAGGCGGAAGGTGAT GTCTTGTATAATGTCCTCAGAGAGAATTTTGTAATGCCTAGACGGTTACTGATGACTGGTACTCCTATTCAGAACAACCTCACTGAACTTTGGGCATTGATGCATTTTTGTATGCCTGCAATCTTCGGGACACGAGAGCAATTTCTTTCTACATTCAAGGAAGCTGGAGATCCTGCACGTG GTCATGATGCACAGAAAGTTAAGGAGCAGTTCAAAATCTTAAGATACATTCTAGGTGCATTAATGCTGCGAAGAACAAAATATATGCTTATGGAGTCCGGATCTCTTGTGCTGCCACCTCTAACTGAGATTACTTT GATGGCGCCATTGGTGGTTTTACAGAAGAAAGTCTATATATCAATATTAAGAAAGGAGCTTCCGAGGCTTGTAGCAATTGCTTCTGGCACTCCCAGTCATCAGTCCCTACAGAACATT GTAATGCAACTAAGGAAAGCTTGTAGTCATCCTTACCTTTTTCCTGGTATAGAACCTGAACCATATGTAGAGGGTGAACACTTGGTTCAG GCCAGTGGTAAACTCTTAATCTTGGATCAGCTCCTTCAAAAGCTACATGACTCTGGACATCGTGTTCTTCTGTTTGCCCAGATGACCCATACCCTTGACATATTGCAG GACTTTTTAGAGTTGAGGAAGTATTCATATGAGCGTCTTGATGGTTCAATTCGTGCCGAGGAGCGATTTGCTGCAATTAGAAGTTTTAGTAAACTAGCAGCTAAAGGAGATCCTGATTTTAAAGCTCAAGATGATAAAAATGATGCATTTGTTTTTATGATCTCCACAAGAGCTGGGGGAGTTGGCTTGAATCTTGTTGCTGCTGATACT GTCATTTTTTATGAGCAAGACTGGAATCCGCAGGTGGATAAGCAGGCTTTGCAGCGTGCTCATCGCATCGGTCAGATGAATCATGTTTTATCCATTAATTTAGTTACTGCACGGACAGTAGAGGAG GTTATCATGCGTAGAGCAGAGAGGAAGTTGCAGCTTAGTCACAATGTTGTGGGGGAAAACGTTATGGATCATGAAGGAAAAGAAAACATGGGAGGTGAAGTTGGAGACTTGCGAGCGGTTATATTTGGACTGCATAAATTTGATCTGACAGAAATGAGCGATGAAAATTCAGATCTGCCGAGTAATATCGAAATGGATGCTGCAGTCAAAAAGGTTCTTGCATTAAGAGATGGACGAAAGTCAGATATTGATGACAAGAAGCTGGAGATTGATCCACGGGGTATATCTGATGGCCATGACCTTATGCCATCTTCCGTCACGTTTGATCCAGGTCTGGATGAAGCCTCATATTTATCATGGGTTCAGAAATTTAGCGATGAGTCGCGAGCAACTAACGATCCTGCCTTGGAGTTGGAAAATAGAAGAAGATTACCTGAAGAGAAGCTTCTTAAGGCTGAGGCTGCAAGGAAGAAAGCAGAGGAGAAAAAATTGGCCAAATGGGAAGCTCTTGGATACAAATCATTGGCAGTTAAGGACCATATCAACTATGCAGATATGGATATTACATCAGATTCTGGTAATGTTATTTTTGTCTACGGAGATTGTACACAACCATCAAAAGTTTGTCCGTCACAACCTACAATAATATTTAG atattttgaatttgatcatccgtcgggactatgttgttcatccgtcgggagccttgttgatcatccgttgggagctttgttgatcatccattg TTGCGTTGATGACTCTGGCACCTGGGGCCATGGGGGTTTATTTAATGCTCTGGCCAAACTCTCAGATAGTATTCCAAAAGCATATGAACGGGCATCTGAATTTGACGATCTTCATCTTGGTGATCTCCATCTTCTGGAAATTACTG AAGATACTGATGACGAGAGTAAAAAAAGCTGTACACCTAAGTGGGTCGCTCTGGCTGTTGTGCAATCATATAGTCCTAGGCGTAAAGTCCCTCGGAGCAATATATCAATGCCTGATCTGGAACTATGCCTATCAAAAGCATCATCTACTGCTGCTGAAAAATTAG CCTCGATCCACATGCCACGAATAGGCTATCAGAATGCGTCAGACCGATCAGAATGGTATGCTGTCGAACGAATTTTACGGAAGCATGCGGCAATGTATGGTGTCAAAATATATGT GTATTATTTTAAACACTCTGCTTCAGGTTAG
- the LOC141660439 gene encoding putative helicase CHR10 isoform X3 has product MGLGKTLQAISFLSYLKACRNIPGPFLVLCPLSVTDGWVSETASFAPKLRVLSYVGDKDHRRSLRKNIYDHVKAEGDVTSFPFDVLLTTYDIALMDQDFLSQFQWYYSIIDEAQRLKNPSSVLYNVLRENFVMPRRLLMTGTPIQNNLTELWALMHFCMPAIFGTREQFLSTFKEAGDPARGHDAQKVKEQFKILRYILGALMLRRTKYMLMESGSLVLPPLTEITLMAPLVVLQKKVYISILRKELPRLVAIASGTPSHQSLQNIVMQLRKACSHPYLFPGIEPEPYVEGEHLVQASGKLLILDQLLQKLHDSGHRVLLFAQMTHTLDILQDFLELRKYSYERLDGSIRAEERFAAIRSFSKLAAKGDPDFKAQDDKNDAFVFMISTRAGGVGLNLVAADTVIFYEQDWNPQVDKQALQRAHRIGQMNHVLSINLVTARTVEEVIMRRAERKLQLSHNVVGENVMDHEGKENMGGEVGDLRAVIFGLHKFDLTEMSDENSDLPSNIEMDAAVKKVLALRDGRKSDIDDKKLEIDPRGISDGHDLMPSSVTFDPGLDEASYLSWVQKFSDESRATNDPALELENRRRLPEEKLLKAEAARKKAEEKKLAKWEALGYKSLAVKDHINYADMDITSDSGNVIFVYGDCTQPSKVCPSQPTIIFSCVDDSGTWGHGGLFNALAKLSDSIPKAYERASEFDDLHLGDLHLLEITEDTDDESKKSCTPKWVALAVVQSYSPRRKVPRSNISMPDLELCLSKASSTAAEKLASIHMPRIGYQNASDRSEWYAVERILRKHAAMYGVKIYVYYFKHSASG; this is encoded by the exons ATGGGTCTCGGGAAGACATTGCAAGCTATCTCCTTTCTGAGCTATTTGAAAGCTTGTCGAAATATTCCTGGGCCATTTC TAGTACTATGTCCGCTCAGTGTTACTGATGGTTGGGTGTCAGAGACTGCAAGTTTTGCACCAAAATTAAGAGTACTTAGTTATGTTGGGGACAAGGATCATCGGCGTAGCTTAAGGAAGAATATCTATGATCATGTAAAGGCGGAAGGTGAT GTAACTTCGTTTCCTTTTGATGTCCTATTGACCACATATGATATAGCGTTGATGGATCAGGATTTTCTCTCACAATTCCAATGGTATTATTCCATCATTGATGAAGCACAAAGACTCAAGAATCCTTCTAGT GTCTTGTATAATGTCCTCAGAGAGAATTTTGTAATGCCTAGACGGTTACTGATGACTGGTACTCCTATTCAGAACAACCTCACTGAACTTTGGGCATTGATGCATTTTTGTATGCCTGCAATCTTCGGGACACGAGAGCAATTTCTTTCTACATTCAAGGAAGCTGGAGATCCTGCACGTG GTCATGATGCACAGAAAGTTAAGGAGCAGTTCAAAATCTTAAGATACATTCTAGGTGCATTAATGCTGCGAAGAACAAAATATATGCTTATGGAGTCCGGATCTCTTGTGCTGCCACCTCTAACTGAGATTACTTT GATGGCGCCATTGGTGGTTTTACAGAAGAAAGTCTATATATCAATATTAAGAAAGGAGCTTCCGAGGCTTGTAGCAATTGCTTCTGGCACTCCCAGTCATCAGTCCCTACAGAACATT GTAATGCAACTAAGGAAAGCTTGTAGTCATCCTTACCTTTTTCCTGGTATAGAACCTGAACCATATGTAGAGGGTGAACACTTGGTTCAG GCCAGTGGTAAACTCTTAATCTTGGATCAGCTCCTTCAAAAGCTACATGACTCTGGACATCGTGTTCTTCTGTTTGCCCAGATGACCCATACCCTTGACATATTGCAG GACTTTTTAGAGTTGAGGAAGTATTCATATGAGCGTCTTGATGGTTCAATTCGTGCCGAGGAGCGATTTGCTGCAATTAGAAGTTTTAGTAAACTAGCAGCTAAAGGAGATCCTGATTTTAAAGCTCAAGATGATAAAAATGATGCATTTGTTTTTATGATCTCCACAAGAGCTGGGGGAGTTGGCTTGAATCTTGTTGCTGCTGATACT GTCATTTTTTATGAGCAAGACTGGAATCCGCAGGTGGATAAGCAGGCTTTGCAGCGTGCTCATCGCATCGGTCAGATGAATCATGTTTTATCCATTAATTTAGTTACTGCACGGACAGTAGAGGAG GTTATCATGCGTAGAGCAGAGAGGAAGTTGCAGCTTAGTCACAATGTTGTGGGGGAAAACGTTATGGATCATGAAGGAAAAGAAAACATGGGAGGTGAAGTTGGAGACTTGCGAGCGGTTATATTTGGACTGCATAAATTTGATCTGACAGAAATGAGCGATGAAAATTCAGATCTGCCGAGTAATATCGAAATGGATGCTGCAGTCAAAAAGGTTCTTGCATTAAGAGATGGACGAAAGTCAGATATTGATGACAAGAAGCTGGAGATTGATCCACGGGGTATATCTGATGGCCATGACCTTATGCCATCTTCCGTCACGTTTGATCCAGGTCTGGATGAAGCCTCATATTTATCATGGGTTCAGAAATTTAGCGATGAGTCGCGAGCAACTAACGATCCTGCCTTGGAGTTGGAAAATAGAAGAAGATTACCTGAAGAGAAGCTTCTTAAGGCTGAGGCTGCAAGGAAGAAAGCAGAGGAGAAAAAATTGGCCAAATGGGAAGCTCTTGGATACAAATCATTGGCAGTTAAGGACCATATCAACTATGCAGATATGGATATTACATCAGATTCTGGTAATGTTATTTTTGTCTACGGAGATTGTACACAACCATCAAAAGTTTGTCCGTCACAACCTACAATAATATTTAG TTGCGTTGATGACTCTGGCACCTGGGGCCATGGGGGTTTATTTAATGCTCTGGCCAAACTCTCAGATAGTATTCCAAAAGCATATGAACGGGCATCTGAATTTGACGATCTTCATCTTGGTGATCTCCATCTTCTGGAAATTACTG AAGATACTGATGACGAGAGTAAAAAAAGCTGTACACCTAAGTGGGTCGCTCTGGCTGTTGTGCAATCATATAGTCCTAGGCGTAAAGTCCCTCGGAGCAATATATCAATGCCTGATCTGGAACTATGCCTATCAAAAGCATCATCTACTGCTGCTGAAAAATTAG CCTCGATCCACATGCCACGAATAGGCTATCAGAATGCGTCAGACCGATCAGAATGGTATGCTGTCGAACGAATTTTACGGAAGCATGCGGCAATGTATGGTGTCAAAATATATGT GTATTATTTTAAACACTCTGCTTCAGGTTAG
- the LOC141660439 gene encoding putative helicase CHR10 isoform X5 codes for MDYKHRLIAAAKTIVAGDSDESPVNFSDIGITATLKPHQVEGLSWLIRRYLLGVNVILGDEMGLGKTLQAISFLSYLKACRNIPGPFLVLCPLSVTDGWVSETASFAPKLRVLSYVGDKDHRRSLRKNIYDHVKAEGDVTSFPFDVLLTTYDIALMDQDFLSQFQWYYSIIDEAQRLKNPSSVLYNVLRENFVMPRRLLMTGTPIQNNLTELWALMHFCMPAIFGTREQFLSTFKEAGDPARGHDAQKVKEQFKILRYILGALMLRRTKYMLMESGSLVLPPLTEITLMAPLVVLQKKVYISILRKELPRLVAIASGTPSHQSLQNIVMQLRKACSHPYLFPGIEPEPYVEGEHLVQASGKLLILDQLLQKLHDSGHRVLLFAQMTHTLDILQDFLELRKYSYERLDGSIRAEERFAAIRSFSKLAAKGDPDFKAQDDKNDAFVFMISTRAGGVGLNLVAADTVIFYEQDWNPQVDKQALQRAHRIGQMNHVLSINLVTARTVEEVIMRRAERKLQLSHNVVGENVMDHEGKENMGGEVGDLRAVIFGLHKFDLTEMSDENSDLPSNIEMDAAVKKVLALRDGRKSDIDDKKLEIDPRGISDGHDLMPSSVTFDPGLDEASYLSWVQKFSDESRATNDPALELENRRRLPEEKLLKAEAARKKAEEKKLAKWEALGYKSLAVKDHINYADMDITSDSGNVIFVYGDCTQPSKVCPSQPTIIFSCVDDSGTWGHGGLFNALAKLSDSIPKAYERASEFDDLHLGDLHLLEITEDTDDESKKSCTPKWVALAVVQSYSPRRKVPRSNISMPDLELCLSKASSTAAEKLASIHMPRIGYQNASDRSEWYAVERILRKHAAMYGVKIYVYYFKHSASG; via the exons atggACTACAAACACAGACTCATCGCCGCCGCGAAAACCATCGTCGCCGGCGACTCGGACGAATCTCCGGTCAACTTCTCCGACATCGGCATAACAGCGACACTTAAACCTCACCAAGTAGAAGGCCTCTCGTGGCTTATTCGAAGATATCTTCTCGGTGTTAACGTCATCCTcg GTGATGAG ATGGGTCTCGGGAAGACATTGCAAGCTATCTCCTTTCTGAGCTATTTGAAAGCTTGTCGAAATATTCCTGGGCCATTTC TAGTACTATGTCCGCTCAGTGTTACTGATGGTTGGGTGTCAGAGACTGCAAGTTTTGCACCAAAATTAAGAGTACTTAGTTATGTTGGGGACAAGGATCATCGGCGTAGCTTAAGGAAGAATATCTATGATCATGTAAAGGCGGAAGGTGAT GTAACTTCGTTTCCTTTTGATGTCCTATTGACCACATATGATATAGCGTTGATGGATCAGGATTTTCTCTCACAATTCCAATGGTATTATTCCATCATTGATGAAGCACAAAGACTCAAGAATCCTTCTAGT GTCTTGTATAATGTCCTCAGAGAGAATTTTGTAATGCCTAGACGGTTACTGATGACTGGTACTCCTATTCAGAACAACCTCACTGAACTTTGGGCATTGATGCATTTTTGTATGCCTGCAATCTTCGGGACACGAGAGCAATTTCTTTCTACATTCAAGGAAGCTGGAGATCCTGCACGTG GTCATGATGCACAGAAAGTTAAGGAGCAGTTCAAAATCTTAAGATACATTCTAGGTGCATTAATGCTGCGAAGAACAAAATATATGCTTATGGAGTCCGGATCTCTTGTGCTGCCACCTCTAACTGAGATTACTTT GATGGCGCCATTGGTGGTTTTACAGAAGAAAGTCTATATATCAATATTAAGAAAGGAGCTTCCGAGGCTTGTAGCAATTGCTTCTGGCACTCCCAGTCATCAGTCCCTACAGAACATT GTAATGCAACTAAGGAAAGCTTGTAGTCATCCTTACCTTTTTCCTGGTATAGAACCTGAACCATATGTAGAGGGTGAACACTTGGTTCAG GCCAGTGGTAAACTCTTAATCTTGGATCAGCTCCTTCAAAAGCTACATGACTCTGGACATCGTGTTCTTCTGTTTGCCCAGATGACCCATACCCTTGACATATTGCAG GACTTTTTAGAGTTGAGGAAGTATTCATATGAGCGTCTTGATGGTTCAATTCGTGCCGAGGAGCGATTTGCTGCAATTAGAAGTTTTAGTAAACTAGCAGCTAAAGGAGATCCTGATTTTAAAGCTCAAGATGATAAAAATGATGCATTTGTTTTTATGATCTCCACAAGAGCTGGGGGAGTTGGCTTGAATCTTGTTGCTGCTGATACT GTCATTTTTTATGAGCAAGACTGGAATCCGCAGGTGGATAAGCAGGCTTTGCAGCGTGCTCATCGCATCGGTCAGATGAATCATGTTTTATCCATTAATTTAGTTACTGCACGGACAGTAGAGGAG GTTATCATGCGTAGAGCAGAGAGGAAGTTGCAGCTTAGTCACAATGTTGTGGGGGAAAACGTTATGGATCATGAAGGAAAAGAAAACATGGGAGGTGAAGTTGGAGACTTGCGAGCGGTTATATTTGGACTGCATAAATTTGATCTGACAGAAATGAGCGATGAAAATTCAGATCTGCCGAGTAATATCGAAATGGATGCTGCAGTCAAAAAGGTTCTTGCATTAAGAGATGGACGAAAGTCAGATATTGATGACAAGAAGCTGGAGATTGATCCACGGGGTATATCTGATGGCCATGACCTTATGCCATCTTCCGTCACGTTTGATCCAGGTCTGGATGAAGCCTCATATTTATCATGGGTTCAGAAATTTAGCGATGAGTCGCGAGCAACTAACGATCCTGCCTTGGAGTTGGAAAATAGAAGAAGATTACCTGAAGAGAAGCTTCTTAAGGCTGAGGCTGCAAGGAAGAAAGCAGAGGAGAAAAAATTGGCCAAATGGGAAGCTCTTGGATACAAATCATTGGCAGTTAAGGACCATATCAACTATGCAGATATGGATATTACATCAGATTCTGGTAATGTTATTTTTGTCTACGGAGATTGTACACAACCATCAAAAGTTTGTCCGTCACAACCTACAATAATATTTAG TTGCGTTGATGACTCTGGCACCTGGGGCCATGGGGGTTTATTTAATGCTCTGGCCAAACTCTCAGATAGTATTCCAAAAGCATATGAACGGGCATCTGAATTTGACGATCTTCATCTTGGTGATCTCCATCTTCTGGAAATTACTG AAGATACTGATGACGAGAGTAAAAAAAGCTGTACACCTAAGTGGGTCGCTCTGGCTGTTGTGCAATCATATAGTCCTAGGCGTAAAGTCCCTCGGAGCAATATATCAATGCCTGATCTGGAACTATGCCTATCAAAAGCATCATCTACTGCTGCTGAAAAATTAG CCTCGATCCACATGCCACGAATAGGCTATCAGAATGCGTCAGACCGATCAGAATGGTATGCTGTCGAACGAATTTTACGGAAGCATGCGGCAATGTATGGTGTCAAAATATATGT GTATTATTTTAAACACTCTGCTTCAGGTTAG